The genomic region AGGTTTAAGCTGCCTcaacgcataagcaaccaccttccCTTTTTCCATCAATACACATTCTAGTCCAATgtgtgacgcatcactataaatagtaAATTCCTTTccagactctggttgaatcaAAACAGGGGTCTCAATCAAAactttcttcaatttctcaaaactctcttgctatTTATCGGACCAAACAAAAGGCACTCGTTTTCGTAACAATTTAGTCAACGGTGCATCTATCACTGAAATTCCTTCCACAAAATGTCTGTAATAACCTGCTAAACCCAGACAACTTCAAATCTCAGATACtgtccttggtggtttccacccTAACACGGCTTCAATTTTCTAAGGGTCGACCCTAATCCCCTCGGCAAACACCACGTGACCCAGAAATGTTACCTCatgcaaccaaaactcacacttactgaattttgcatagaACTGTTACTGTCTCAAAATTTAAAGGACAATCCGCAAGTGTTCATCATGCTCCTCCTCACTTTCcaaatacaccaaaatatcgtcTATGAACACTACTACGAACCAATCCAGATAGGGTTGAAATACTCGGTTCATCATGACCATGAAAGCAgctggtgcattcgttaacccgAACGGCATtgctaggaactcgtaatgaccataacgagtcctaaacgctaTCTTATACACATCAGCTTCCTTAACCTTCAGCTGATGGTACCCAAATTGAAGATCTATTTTGGAGAACACAGCAGTTCCTCGtaactgatcaaatagatcatcaatcctcggtagagggtacttgttttttatggtcagcttattcagttgacgatagtcaatgcacatgtgCATGGAcctatccttcttctttacaaacaatactggtgctctCCACGAAGACACACTCGGTCGAATGAATCCTTGATCTATcatctcttgaatttgagccaGCAACTCCACTAGCTCATTTGATGCCATTCTATATGGGGCGATGGACACTGAAGCTATTCCTGGTAGAAGCTCGATTTCAAATTCAACCTCTCGGTCTGGAGGCAAGCCCGGAAGCTTTTCTGGAAAAACATCTGTAAACTCCTTAACAATTCTAACATTTCCAACAGTAAGACTTTTAGTCTCAGAATTGCTAACATATTCTAAGAAAGCCTCACAACCTTGCGAACTAACTTCTCAGCTCTTAACGCCGAtctcacattagacaaataatcccttcgctccccTATTACAGCCACATCCTTATCCTCTGAAGATCTCAACACCAACTGTTTAACAGCACAGTCCAACTTCACACGATGCTTTAcaagccaatccatgcccaaaataatatcaaattcctcGAATGCCAGTTCCATCAAATTCGCAGAAAGTACGACCCCTTGAACTTCTAAGGGCACATCCTTGAACAACTTATCCACCCTGACCGATTGTCCTAGCGAACTTAACACCATCATTTTACTAGCAGTGCACTCAGATTGAATACCCAACATTCCAGACACAGTGCACGCAACATACGAATACGTGGATCCAATATCAATTAAGGCAGCATAAGGCAAATTATAAATCAGGAACATACCGGTTATGATGTCAGGGGCGTCACCATCCTCTCAGTaacgagcagcataaaccaaggCTGGTTGTCTCTCCTCAGCATTACCTGTGCCCCTGCCCGGTGCTCCATGATCTCTTTCCAacccatttccacctctggcctgtcCACGACCTCCCAGTGGCTGACCACCCCTCACAGGTTAAACATGACCCTGTCCTGTAGCTTGCATCTGAGTAGGCCTCTGAGTACAATTCCTAACTTGATGCTCTATGGACCCACATCTGAAACACGCTCTAATTTTTTTCCAGCACTCACCCAAATGAAATATTCCACAGTCAGCACAGAGCTGCGGTCTTGCAGCAACAACAGGACCTCCAACTCGAACTGGCCCATCCAAATTGGTCCTCTTAAAAGGCCTACCTCTAGAACTCGAGGATCCAAAGTCCCTCCTAACTCTACCCCTATCTCTCTCTCAGTTTTGGCGCTCAGAGCGCTTCACGTCTTCAGCAATTTTCACTTTTTCGACAAGGGCagcaaagtctcgctccctctgtgaaGCTATCAGAGCTTTCAATTCATCGCGAAGTCCATCTTCGAACGGCACACAGCGTTCATACTCAGTAGCTACTATCCCACAAGTATAATGACTCAATCGTAAGAACTCTGCCTCATATGCCGCCACAGTCCTATTCCCCTAAGTTAAgtttagaaattccttccttcggGAGTCCACATAACTTGCGCCCACATATTTCCCCTAGAAAGACGTTTTAAAGAAGTCCCATGTCAGATGGTCAGCTTGTGTACCTtccctcacagtgagccaccattgGTAAGCCTCATCTCACAACAACGACACTGCCCCTTTCAATTTATGTTCCATGGTACAGTTTAGATCATCCATTATCCGCTCTgtagcctctaaccaatattctgccacgttCGGGGCTACTCTAGAAACACCCCTAAGGATCTCCACCCCATTGGATCAGAGTCGCTCAGAAATTGACCCCCGGGCCACAAACCCGTACTCGCTCCAGCAACCTTTTCAAGAACCCGCAGCATCACCTGACCTCTACTACGGCCTCGTGTACCCCTTCCACAAGTACCTCTAATGCTCATATCGAAATACGCTTTGTCTGTATTTAGAAGTTTTATGCTATCAGTTTATAATTCCAGTTTATTATTAaaagatattttatgaaaaatagaaCTTAGAGTTTTGTTTCCGCAGATCGAGATCTCGTTACCAATATCAGTATTCTATAATCTCAATTTTCTGTAACCAGAAATTTCCAATATAGTTCTACCATCTATAACAGTTTTCCAGTATCACAATCTTAAACAGTAGATATTAgcagagaacttacagatttggcaccggagactcggtgtgccacacttttaatAACGttatttcagaaaaaatttaagtTCCGTTGAaaaatttcaaaaccaaaatttttaaagaaaccTTTTTTTTTCAACCCCAATTCCAGATAGCCAcaccacagtcgagttttgtaacctggctctgataccactaaatgtaacaccccaaacccagcctagacattacGGCCGAATTTGGTGCGTCACATCAAATCGTTTTTCAACTTTGATATTTCTGGtaaaaatccattactgaatctaaatccttttattaatatttaactaaagttctcatcaaaatgttttaccaatttgtttgcctttggtatattacttcATTTAAAACTGCGGAACCATTttaaaaactttgttgttggaactcgtgttccttagaaaatcatgctattttgaaaactcgagttttccttGACTAGCAATTTGGTaaaagaaatcacaatccaaattaaaacataaaacccACAAACGGCCTtataacataaattaaaacccaaaacgaaatctaattaCAATTAAAGGAAATGAAGCgatagtgtggccatctccgagtcctcgcagctccaaaccatctaagctcgTGGATTACCTTGCAGTTAGAAacgaggtgagtttacgaaaacttcgATGTGTAATCCTAATAACAAACAAGCGATGAATAACACGATGTCGGTTCAAtcaggccaaagccctattcaataataatatagtcgggccttagcccttagCGATAACAATATGGGCTAAGCCCAATACTGATGTCGATATAAATGCATAATTCAACCCATCCCATACCAGCCAGCACACcatccgtaccaaccaacacacctgtGGGGATatcaatcgacccacccaaccagcaTACCAATATCGCaacaaagctgccagtaataataaTAACGCAGCATAGTTGCCAGTAACAGTAAGCGTGGTAAACCACCAGTAATAATCAtcgtgacatagtcaccagtacagtacttcctccataccATATACCCAACCCCATGCAAATGTCGTGTCATAAATATCACATGCATGCAGTATTTAGTACCGAAACAATCATATAAGAGTCATACACACAACACTCACCTACCCCTAGCATTGTATCGATCTTTGTATAAGAGaggagggtaaaatagtaatttttccccTCAAGGATATTTCGGTCATTtgccctattttagggttttaaaaATAGTGTTCGACCCCTCAGAGGGTCTACAATCATCCCGACAACTGAGCAAACCCATATGGCCaaaacagtgtaaatgggcctaaggcccccTACTCGGCCCAACAAGGCCCACAACAGCCCTAGCCCACGAGGATGCTCGTGACGGCCTCTATAGTCTGTCACCCATGACTTGGTCTCGGTTCACCATGTGAGCGTTCGTACGCTCGTGAGTCCATAAACACTGTCGTTTCAGACTTTCGACTTTTGCCGCTCTGTAGTAAAACAGGcgtgtgaatacacacctttcGACTTTTGGACAGTATTAATGGTAATGTACAGTTACACACCTGGTTTTCCCAAAGCGATGGAAACCACCACGAATCCAAAGCCTACAAGCAACCTATCATTCAGTTAGTCTCCACTACAATCAATCGCAACAACCACCTTAACCCTACTCCTCTACTTACCTCGATCGAAGAGAAGGTGATCAACAGTGTCTGGATTAACTCGGAACGCCC from Gossypium arboreum isolate Shixiya-1 chromosome 1, ASM2569848v2, whole genome shotgun sequence harbors:
- the LOC108464938 gene encoding uncharacterized protein LOC108464938, whose amino-acid sequence is MFLIYNLPYAALIDIGSTYSYVACTVSGMLGIQSECTASKMMVLSSLGQSVRVDKLFKDVPLEVQGVVLSANLMELAFEEFDIILGMDWLVKHRVKLDCAVKQLVLRSSEDKDVAVIGERRDYLSNVRSALRAEKLVRKVVRLS